Genomic segment of Mycobacterium botniense:
GGGTATCGCGTTCTTCGCTGCCCGGCGGTGGGTCACTCGGCAGCTGGCACGACGATACGGCAGCGCGTTCCGGCTGACCGTGCCGGTATTCGGTCGCCTGGTCGTCGTGGTCGATCCGCAGCTGGCCAAGCAGGTTTTCGCCGCCGGCCCCGAGGATCTCGGCAGTATCAAACCCAATCTCAGCCGGCTACTGGGGCCGGGTTCGGTGTTCGGACTTGACGGCGCCGATCACCGCAGGCGGCGGCGATTTCTGGCTGAGCCCTTTCACGCCAAGAACATGAAAAACTACCAGGACATCGTCGAAGAAGAGACGCTTCGCGAAGTGGCTAGCTGGCCGGAGGGCACGCCGTTTCCGACACTGCCCTCGATGAAGCGGATCACCCTCAACGTCATCCTGCGCGCGGTTTTCGGCGCGCAGGGCGCCGATCTCGACGAACTGCGGCAGGTGATCCCGCAGTGGGCCAAGTGGGCGTCCCGGCTGGCGACGTTGCCGAAACCGGCGCGAAACTACGGGCGTTTCACGCCGTGGGGCCGGCTGGCGGAATGGCGGCGCAAGTACGACACGATCGTCGACAGACTGATCGACACGGCACAGGCCGATCCGCACCTGGCGGATCGGTCCGACATCCTCGCGCTGATGCTGCGCAGTTGCTACGACGACGGTTCAGCCATGTCGCGCGAGGATATCCACGACGACCTGCTAACACTGCTCGTCGCGGGCCACGAAACGACCGCCACCACGCTGGGCTGGGTATTCGAACGCCTGAGCCGCCACCCCGAAGTGCTGTCCGCCCTGGTGGCCGAATGCGAGACCGCCGACAACGAGCTACGCCATGCGGCGATCTACGAGGTGCAGCGCACCAGGCCGGTCATCGATTTCTCCGGCCGCCGGGTCACCGCCCCGGGGTTTGAGCTCGGCGACTGGGTCATTCCCCGGGGTTACTCGATCGTCGTCAGCATCTCGGCCTGCCACACCAACCCCGACGAGTTTCCCGACCCTGACCGCTTCGATCCGCGCCGCTACATCGACGGCAAACCGTCCACCTTCGCCTGGATCCCCTTCGGCGGCGGGGCGCGGCGTTGCGCGGGCGCTGCCTTCGCCAAGATGGAAATGAACGTCGTGCTACGAACCGTGTTGCGGCACTTCACTATCGAAACCACAACAGCTCCAGGCGAGAAGTGGCGAACCGGCGGCCTTGGGTTCATGCCCAAAAACGGTGGGCGGGTCGTGGTGCATCGGCTCGTGACGGACCGCCCCGTTGCCGCCTGATGCCACTGTCACGGCCGGCGCGAGATTAGATTAGCGCTGTGACTGACAGCTTCACCGATATTGCTCGATCTCGCTACATCTTGTTGACCACGTTCACCAAGGACGGCCGACCCAAGCCGACCCCCGTCTGGGCCGCCCTCGACGGCGACCGGCTGCTGGTCATCACGGGCGAAAAGTCCTGGAAGGTGAAGCGGATCCGCAACTCGCCCCGCGTCACGCTGGCCGCCTGCGATATGCGTGGCCGCCCGCGGTCCGCCGCGGTTGAAGCCACAGCGACCATCTTGGACAAGTCATACAACGGGGCCGTCTACGACGCCATCGGTAAGCGGTACGGCCTGATCGGTCGGCTCTTTAACCTGTTCAGCAAGCTGCGGGGCGGCATGGACAACAATGTGGGGCTTGAGCTGAGGCCAGCGCACTGAGGGGCCGGCGGCTCGGCGCTGGCGGGGCATCGCCCGCAGCTAGGGCGGCGCATCAGTGCGCAGATGTTCGGCGAAGAACGCGAATACGCGACTCCACGCGTCCTCGGAAGCGATCTCGTTATAGCCGAATCCGGTGATTCGCAGCAGCGGTTGACCGGGGAGTTTGTTGGCGAAGCTGTGCCCCGCGTGCGGATAAACCTTGATATCGGCGGTGATGTGCTTCTCCAGGGCAGCTTGCCGCAGTTTGGTGGCTGCGCCGATGCCCAACGGGTCACGGGCGCCGAAGCTGGCCACGATCGGGCAGGCCCCGTCGAGTAGCGCGCTGAGGTTGCGGGGCAACGGTGTGCCGTAGAACGGCGCAGACGCGCCGAAACCCTTTGGCGACAGCACTAAAGCAAACCGGCCACCCATGCAGAAACCGACGATGCCGACACGGCCGGTGCATTCCGCCATCGACTGCAGGTGATCACGTGCCGCCATGATGTCATCAACAGCGCGGCCCCGTCTGGTCAGCAGATCCCGAAAGACTGCTGTGACGCAGCGCGCCCATCCTCCCCGCGCGAACAGGTTCGGGGTGAGCGCCACATATCCCGCCGCGGCGATGTGATCGGAGATCCGCTGCTTGTCCCGGCCGTAGCCGATGGCATCGTGCACCACGACCACACCCGGCCACGGGCCCTGCCCTTCAGGGATGCCCAGCACCGCATCGATCGGGCCGGCGGGCGTGTCGATGGTGATTGCTGTCATAATCCACTATCTAAGCCGGGCGTGGGACAGGACCGCAGCCGGGGCCCGGTGATAGTCGTCCGTGCTGATGCGGCCTGAGGGGGTTCGCCGTCAGCACTGCCCGTAACGTTGCACTGTGACCCGGCATTCGGTGGAGCTGCTGGTGGGGGGTCGGATATACAGCTCATCTCATCCTGACGCCACCGCGATGGCGGTGCGCGACGGTGTGGTCGTGTGGCTGGGCGCGGATAACACCGGCCGCGCGCACTTCCCCCATGCCCGGGTCGTCGATCTCGACGACGGGTTTGTCACGCCCGCCTTCGTCGACAGCCACATCCACGTCACCGCCACCGGCCTGACTCTCACGGGGCTGGATTTGCGGCCGGCCACGTCACGTCGCCACTGTCTGCGGATGGTCGCCGACTACGCGGCCGCCCATCGCGGCCAGCCGGTGTGGGGACACGGCTGGGACGAGTCACGTTGGCCCGAACACGAACCGCCGAGCACCGCCGAGCTGGACGCGGTACTCGGCGACCGGCCCGGCTACCTGGCCCGTATCGATATGCATTCGGCGCTGGCGTCCAGCGCGCTACGCCGCTTGGTGCCCGGATTGGCCGGAGCAGCCGGCTTCTCCGCCCAGCGGCCCCTTGTCGGCGAGGCTCATCGGCTGGTGCGGGCCGCGGCCCGCGGCCGGTTGACGGGCGGGCAACTGGCAGAGGCCCGCACCGCGGCGCTGGACGCCGCCGCTGCGTGCGGCATCGTTGCGGTGCACGAATGCGCAGGCCCGGGTATCGGCGGGCTCGACGACTGGCAGCGCGTCCGCGACAGCGGCCATCGTGTCGAGGTGATCGGTTA
This window contains:
- a CDS encoding cytochrome P450, producing MGKAVSVENQTAATHSAAKLPPGPPRIVPGPVQGIAFFAARRWVTRQLARRYGSAFRLTVPVFGRLVVVVDPQLAKQVFAAGPEDLGSIKPNLSRLLGPGSVFGLDGADHRRRRRFLAEPFHAKNMKNYQDIVEEETLREVASWPEGTPFPTLPSMKRITLNVILRAVFGAQGADLDELRQVIPQWAKWASRLATLPKPARNYGRFTPWGRLAEWRRKYDTIVDRLIDTAQADPHLADRSDILALMLRSCYDDGSAMSREDIHDDLLTLLVAGHETTATTLGWVFERLSRHPEVLSALVAECETADNELRHAAIYEVQRTRPVIDFSGRRVTAPGFELGDWVIPRGYSIVVSISACHTNPDEFPDPDRFDPRRYIDGKPSTFAWIPFGGGARRCAGAAFAKMEMNVVLRTVLRHFTIETTTAPGEKWRTGGLGFMPKNGGRVVVHRLVTDRPVAA
- a CDS encoding PPOX class F420-dependent oxidoreductase → MTDSFTDIARSRYILLTTFTKDGRPKPTPVWAALDGDRLLVITGEKSWKVKRIRNSPRVTLAACDMRGRPRSAAVEATATILDKSYNGAVYDAIGKRYGLIGRLFNLFSKLRGGMDNNVGLELRPAH
- a CDS encoding dienelactone hydrolase family protein; translation: MTAITIDTPAGPIDAVLGIPEGQGPWPGVVVVHDAIGYGRDKQRISDHIAAAGYVALTPNLFARGGWARCVTAVFRDLLTRRGRAVDDIMAARDHLQSMAECTGRVGIVGFCMGGRFALVLSPKGFGASAPFYGTPLPRNLSALLDGACPIVASFGARDPLGIGAATKLRQAALEKHITADIKVYPHAGHSFANKLPGQPLLRITGFGYNEIASEDAWSRVFAFFAEHLRTDAPP